In Cryptomeria japonica chromosome 10, Sugi_1.0, whole genome shotgun sequence, a genomic segment contains:
- the LOC131859255 gene encoding corytuberine synthase-like: MAMEVLKTHDHILAGRTVVEFAKSLSHHKSSLIWGEYRAQWRNLRRISTVELFSPKRMEALEHLRRDEVFHTVRLLYEDKGKVVDIGQTVFCTPLNLLGKMIFSTSVFDPNNPESARLKNSFGEMAKLGGKPNLSDLSPFPRFLDPQGVFRETAKHLKGV, encoded by the coding sequence ATGGCCATGGAGGTTCTCAAAACGCACGACCACATCTTAGCGGGGCGGACGGTGGTAGAATTCGCCAAATCCCTTTCCCATCACAAGTCTTCCCTAATTTGGGGAGAATACAGAGCTCAGTGGCGCAATCTCAGACGCATTTCAACCGTTGAGCTTTTCAGCCCTAAAAGAATGGAAGCTCTGGAACATCTCAGAAGAGATGAGGTATTTCACACAGTTCGACTACTTTATGAGGACAAGGGAAAGGTCGTGGATATCGGGCAGACGGTGTTCTGCACCCCTCTAAATTTGTTAGGCAAAATGATCTTCAGCACTAGCGTCTTTGATCCCAACAATCCAGAGTCTGCGAGACTCAAAAATTCCTTCGGGGAGATGGCGAAGCTAGGTGGAAAGCCCAATTTGTCTGACCTATCTCCGTTTCCGAGATTCCTCGACCCCCAGGGTGTTTTCCGGGAGACGGCCAAGCATTTGAAAGGTGTATGA